From a single Arachnia propionica genomic region:
- a CDS encoding LCP family protein, with product MSDHDHNSDLDWLYRRDQKPDQNRGYPASSRPEPQPYPSHQSPPRPEPQPYPRSIPSTEQQAPYRSAAPQQPLGYTQPSPHTRPPKIRGPKRRHPIRRLVLTLIIAWLAFMIGTPIYAWSIGNKVETAPGSDRPAEQPGTAVLLVGSDGRDKLTEQQRGELGTGDTEGQRTDSMMLLYKPPSGKSAMISLPRDSWVDVPGHGKAKLNAAYSWGGAPLLIRTIESNTGIRIDGYLEVGFLGVVEAVDAVGGIEICPEKAINDKDAHLDLPAGCQNINGKTALGYVRMRKSDQTGDIGRMMRQREVIGKVAKKALNPLTLLNPFSYWKLNMAAAHTLLRGSETGFGEVVGGAEVFLSSATGSGYSLSVPVSDANASRGGQSVMLWDQQASQEVFATVIAGNTDPLAKYSH from the coding sequence ATGAGCGACCACGATCACAATTCCGACCTTGACTGGTTGTACCGCCGCGACCAGAAGCCGGACCAGAATCGTGGGTACCCGGCATCCTCCCGACCGGAACCACAGCCCTACCCTTCCCATCAGTCACCACCTCGACCGGAACCACAGCCCTACCCGCGAAGTATTCCGAGCACCGAACAGCAGGCTCCCTACCGGTCAGCAGCACCACAGCAACCGCTGGGATACACCCAGCCCTCACCACACACCCGACCTCCGAAAATACGTGGCCCCAAGCGCCGTCATCCGATCAGACGTCTGGTTCTCACTCTGATCATCGCCTGGCTGGCATTCATGATCGGAACTCCCATATATGCCTGGAGCATCGGCAACAAGGTAGAAACCGCCCCCGGGAGTGATCGGCCCGCCGAGCAACCCGGCACCGCCGTCTTGCTGGTGGGCTCGGACGGGCGCGACAAACTCACCGAACAGCAGCGCGGCGAACTCGGCACCGGAGACACCGAGGGGCAACGCACGGACAGCATGATGCTGCTGTACAAACCTCCCTCCGGGAAATCCGCCATGATTTCACTGCCCCGCGATTCCTGGGTTGATGTACCCGGGCACGGTAAGGCGAAATTGAACGCTGCCTACTCCTGGGGTGGAGCTCCGCTACTGATCCGCACCATCGAGTCCAACACGGGTATCCGAATAGACGGCTATCTCGAGGTTGGCTTCCTGGGCGTGGTCGAGGCTGTGGACGCGGTGGGAGGCATCGAGATCTGCCCGGAAAAGGCCATCAACGACAAGGACGCCCACCTGGATCTCCCTGCGGGCTGCCAAAACATCAACGGGAAAACCGCCCTCGGGTACGTCCGGATGCGCAAGTCCGACCAAACCGGCGACATCGGTCGCATGATGCGCCAACGCGAAGTGATCGGGAAGGTCGCCAAAAAAGCCCTGAACCCATTGACCCTTCTCAATCCTTTCTCCTACTGGAAACTGAACATGGCTGCGGCCCACACCTTGCTGCGGGGCTCCGAAACCGGCTTCGGTGAAGTAGTGGGAGGGGCCGAGGTGTTCCTGAGCTCCGCCACAGGTTCCGGATATTCCCTCAGCGTGCCGGTCTCCGACGCGAACGCCAGTCGCGGTGGCCAGAGCGTGATGCTCTGGGACCAGCAAGCCAGTCAGGAGGTTTTCGCCACCGTGATCGCGGGTAACACCGATCCCTTGGCA